From the genome of Spinacia oleracea cultivar Varoflay chromosome 2, BTI_SOV_V1, whole genome shotgun sequence, one region includes:
- the LOC110790091 gene encoding GDP-mannose 4,6 dehydratase 1, with translation MASSDPTSDPTSDPTTTPENGTTPIKVALITGITGQDGSYLTEFLLSKGYSVHGLIRRSSNFNTQRINHIYIDPHNAHKARMKLHYADLTDASSLRRWIDIISPDEVYNLAAQSHVAVSFEIPDYTADVVATGSLRLLEAVRSHINETGRTHVKYYQAGSSEMFGSTPPPQAEDTPFHPRSPYAVAKCAAHWYTVNYREAYGIFACNGILFNHESPRRGENFVTRKITRAVGRIKIGLQSKLFLGNLQASRDWGFAGDYVEAMWLMLQQEKPDDYVVATEESHSVEEFLEAAFGYVELNWRDHVVIDKRYFRPTEVDNLKGDASKAKKVLGWKPKVGFKQLVKMMVDEDVEMAKREKVLVDAGYMDAQQQP, from the exons ATGGCATCCTCCGATCCCACTTCCGACCCAACCTCTGACCCCACCACAACTCCAGAAAACGGCACAACCCCAATCAAAGTTGCCTTAATCACCGGAATCACAGGCCAAGACGGGTCCTACCTCACCGAATTCCTCCTCTCAAAGGGCTATTCCGTCCATGGCTTAATCAGACGGTCCTCAAACTTCAACACACAAAGAATCAACCACATCTACATCGACCCACACAACGCCCATAAAGCCCGTATGAAGCTCCACTACGCCGATCTCACCGACGCCTCCTCTCTCCGCCGTTGGATCGACATTATCTCTCCTGATGAAGTCTACAACCTGGCCGCACAATCCCATGTCGCTGTTTCCTTTGAGATCCCTGATTACACGGCGGATGTTGTTGCCACGGGTTCACTGCGGTTGCTTGAGGCTGTTAGATCTCATATTAATGAAACTGGTCGGACCCATGTTAAGTATTATCAGGCTGGGTCGTCGGAGATGTTTGGATCTACGCCACCGCCCCAGGCTGAGGATACCCCGTTTCATCCCAGGTCGCCGTATGCTGTTGCTAAGTGTGCTGCTCATTGGTACACTGTCAATTACCGCGAAGCTTATG GCATATTTGCTTGCAACGGCATATTATTCAACCACGAATCACCAAGAAGGGGAGAgaattttgtgacccgtaagaTCACCCGTGCTGTTGGCAGGATCAAGATCGGGCTTCAGAGCAAGCTTTTCTTGGGTAATTTGCAAGCATCAAGGGATTGGGGATTCGCTGGAGACTATGTAGAAGCAATGTGGTTGATGCTTCAACAGGAAAAGCCTGATGACTATGTGGTTGCCACGGAGGAGTCCCACAGCGTTGAGGAGTTTCTGGAAGCTGCATTTGGGTACGTAGAATTGAACTGGCGGGATCACGTGGTAATCGACAAGAGGTACTTTAGGCCAACTGAGGTCGACAATCTGAAGGGCGATGCCAGCAAGGCAAAGAAAGTACTAGGGTGGAAGCCTAAGGTGGGGTTCAAGCAACTGGTAAAAATGATGGTTGATGAAGATGTAGAAATGGCTAAGAGGGAAAAGGTGCTTGTGGACGCCGGTTATATGGATGCTCAGCAACAACCATGA